GTAACTGGAATTGGATCATTGATTCATTTGTATTCTATCAGTTACATGCACGATGATGAGAATATGCACAAGTTCTTTGCCTATTTGAATTTGTTTGTATTTTTTATGATCACACTGGTTGTAGGAAGTAATTTATTAGTAATGTTCATCGGTTGGGAAGGCGTAGGTCTTTGTTCGTATTTATTAATTGGTTTTTGGTATAGAAACCAAGAATATAATGATGCGGCTAAGAAAGCTTTTATCATGAATCGTATTGGTGATTTAGGTTTATTGATAGGTATATTCATTGTAGGTAATTTATTTTCGACACTAGATTATACCACATTAAAAACGGCAATTGCTGGAGCGACAAATCTTGATTTTTATTGGTTAACAGTAGCAGGTTTTGCTTTGTTTATTGGTGCTTGCGGTAAATCGGCACAAATACCTTTATATACGTGGTTGCCAGATGCAATGGCAGGACCAACACCAGTTTCAGCATTAATACATGCTGCTACCATGGTAACTGCTGGTATATTCATGATTACAAGATTGAATTTTGTATTTGATTTATTGCCAGAAGTACAACATGTTATTGCTATAGTAGGTGCTGCAACAGCTCTTGTTGCTGCAACTATCGGTTTAGTTCAAAACGATATCAAAAAAGTTCTGGCTTATTCTACAGTTTCGCAGTTAGGTTTGATGTTTTTAGCATTAGGTTTAGGAGCTTATGAAGTGGCTGTTTTTCACGTAATCACGCACGCTTTTTTCAAGGCTTGTTTGTTCTTAGGTTCAGGATCAGTTATTCATGCTTTGCACGGAGAACAAGACATGCGTAATATGGGTGGGTTGAAAAAAGCTATGCCTATTACTTTTGTAACCATGTTAATTGCTTCTTTAGCAATTTCTGGAGTTCCATTATTCTCAGGTTTTTTCTCGAAAGACGAAATTTTATTAGTTGCGTTTCATCATAATATTCCGTTATGGGTTGTGGCTTCTATTGCATCTATAATGACTGCTTTTTATATGTTCCGTTTGATGTTTTTGACATTTTACAATGATTTCAGAGGAACTGCTGAGCAAAAACAGCATCTGCATGAAAGTCCTTCATTAATTACTGCACCTTTAATTATTTTAGCAATTTTAGCTACAATAGGTGGTGTGATTAGTTTACCTGGAAACAGTTGGTTGAATCATTATTTGATTCCAATTTTACCGAAATTAGCTACTGCAGAACATCATCTTGGAACTACAGAATACATTTTAATGGCAATTGCTGTTGTTGGTGGATTAGTAGGAATAGGAATCGCTTACAGTAAATATATCAAACAAAATACGGTTCCTACTTCAGATGAAAGTATCACCGGATTTGCAAAAGTACTTTACAATAAATATTATGTGGATGAAGGATATGATTTCTTATTCGTTAAACCAATTAATGTATTGTCTCGCTTTTTTAGAGATACTGTAGAAACGGGATTATCAGCCATTGTTTTCGGCTTTGGCAAAGTATCAAATGAAATAAGTTATCAAGGTAAAAAAATTCATAGCGGAAGTATTGGATTATATCTTTTCGTTTTTGTATTAGGATTGTGTGCTATAGTATCCTACTTGTTTCTGGTTTAGTGTTAGATTATAAATTTCAGTAATATTAAATATCTTTTGAAAGTCATGATGAGTGGCTTTTGAAATCATTAAAAATTTTCAAATGAACGTATCTCTAATTTTAATTATACTTTTGATTGGTGTCTTTGCAACCTTATTAGTTGGTAATAAGTTAGCTTCAAAAGTAGCTTTGTTTTTTGGGTTAGTTTCAGCTGTAGCTTCCTTTATGTTGCTCAATCATTATAATGCTGGTGTAAATATTAATTTTATAAGTCCATGGATTAGTAAGCCAGCGGTTTCTTTCGCTTTAACTGCAGATGGATTGTCTTTAGTGATGTTATTATTAACTACTATTTTGACACCCATTATTATTTTTTCATCATTTGGAAATCAATATCAAAACTCGAAATCTTTTTATGCATTGGTCTTGTTTATGTCCTTTGCTATGGTGGGTACCTTTTTAGCTTCAGACGGATTGGTTTATTATATCTTTTGGGAATTAGCGTTAGTGCCTATTTATTTTATAGCTCTTATTTGGGGTAACGGTAATGCTGACGAACGTAAAAAAGCTGTTGTAAAGTTTTTCATTTATACATTAGCAGGATCTTTGTTTATGTTAGTGGCTTTTGTGTATTTGTACCAAAAAGCTGGTAGTTTTTTAATTCAAGATCTTTATGCTTTAAATTTATCGAGTTCAGAGCAATTTTGGATTTTTCTAGCCTTCTTCTTGGCTTATGCTATAAAAATTCCTTTAATACCTTTCCATACTTGGCAATCTAATGTGTATC
This portion of the Flavobacterium sp. CECT 9288 genome encodes:
- the nuoL gene encoding NADH-quinone oxidoreductase subunit L encodes the protein MNTNIALVLVLAPFLGFLINVFFGKSLGKTVSGIVGTLAVFISFIAACFFFGANAAQPNGFRISLFDWIQISNFKVDFGFLLDQLSILWLLFVTGIGSLIHLYSISYMHDDENMHKFFAYLNLFVFFMITLVVGSNLLVMFIGWEGVGLCSYLLIGFWYRNQEYNDAAKKAFIMNRIGDLGLLIGIFIVGNLFSTLDYTTLKTAIAGATNLDFYWLTVAGFALFIGACGKSAQIPLYTWLPDAMAGPTPVSALIHAATMVTAGIFMITRLNFVFDLLPEVQHVIAIVGAATALVAATIGLVQNDIKKVLAYSTVSQLGLMFLALGLGAYEVAVFHVITHAFFKACLFLGSGSVIHALHGEQDMRNMGGLKKAMPITFVTMLIASLAISGVPLFSGFFSKDEILLVAFHHNIPLWVVASIASIMTAFYMFRLMFLTFYNDFRGTAEQKQHLHESPSLITAPLIILAILATIGGVISLPGNSWLNHYLIPILPKLATAEHHLGTTEYILMAIAVVGGLVGIGIAYSKYIKQNTVPTSDESITGFAKVLYNKYYVDEGYDFLFVKPINVLSRFFRDTVETGLSAIVFGFGKVSNEISYQGKKIHSGSIGLYLFVFVLGLCAIVSYLFLV